In the genome of Nocardioides marmoribigeumensis, one region contains:
- a CDS encoding phage holin family protein, giving the protein MSEHAPARRPAAEVDTEVEPSIGQLITSAQKDLSSLVKQEIALLKSEVKVSVRLGGLSIALFAAAGFVALLAVILLSFFFVYLVHLTGLGLVWSYGIVVLVYLLVAGLLGFVGYKRITKVRPPERSIHQAQETKDTLLRKK; this is encoded by the coding sequence ATGAGCGAGCACGCACCCGCACGACGCCCGGCTGCTGAGGTCGACACCGAGGTCGAGCCGAGCATCGGCCAGCTGATCACCTCGGCGCAGAAGGACCTCTCCTCGCTGGTCAAGCAGGAGATCGCCCTGCTCAAGTCCGAGGTCAAGGTGAGCGTCAGGCTCGGCGGCCTGAGCATCGCGCTGTTCGCGGCCGCCGGGTTCGTCGCGCTGCTCGCGGTGATCCTGCTGTCGTTCTTCTTCGTCTACCTCGTGCACCTGACCGGGCTCGGCCTGGTGTGGTCCTACGGCATCGTCGTGCTGGTCTACCTGCTCGTGGCGGGCCTGCTCGGCTTCGTGGGCTACAAGAGGATCACCAAGGTGCGCCCGCCCGAGCGCTCGATCCACCAGGCCCAGGAGACCAAGGACACCCTGCTCCGCAAGAAGTAG
- the nhaA gene encoding Na+/H+ antiporter NhaA, whose translation MSRTRRPLLPRPSTHEETFLGHLLRQETIGGAVVLVAAVVAVLWANSPWSQAYDDLRHLELGPLDLEHWAADGALTLFFYVAGLELKRELLVGSLRRPSDAAVPAVAAVCGVLVPATVYLVLNTTLDQGRSGGWAIPAATDIAFALAVLAVVGGALPSSLRAFLLTLAVVDDLVVIVIIAVFYTSSIDLLAVGAALVGLGVFAVLQKIRGESWLWYVPLALGIWWATHESGIHATVAGVAMGLLTRVVPDEGEECSPAEVLEHTLTPFSSGLAVPFFALMSAGVAVHGGGDLVRDPVVLGVFAGLVLGKPAGVLLGTWLTVRLTRAELGDLQWRDLVGVAVLAGVGFTVALLVAELSFTGAEAEAAKTAVLSGSVVSAALAAVILRRRNRVHAGSPG comes from the coding sequence GTGAGCCGCACCCGTCGCCCGCTGCTCCCCCGCCCGAGCACCCACGAGGAGACCTTCCTCGGTCACCTGCTGCGGCAGGAGACGATCGGCGGTGCGGTCGTCCTCGTCGCGGCGGTGGTCGCCGTGCTGTGGGCCAACTCCCCCTGGTCGCAGGCGTACGACGACCTGCGGCACCTCGAGCTCGGGCCGCTCGACCTCGAGCACTGGGCGGCCGACGGGGCACTGACCCTGTTCTTCTACGTCGCGGGCCTCGAGCTCAAGCGCGAGCTGCTCGTCGGCTCGCTGCGCCGGCCCTCGGACGCCGCCGTGCCCGCGGTGGCCGCGGTGTGCGGCGTGCTGGTCCCGGCCACGGTCTACCTGGTCCTCAACACCACGCTCGACCAGGGCCGCTCCGGGGGGTGGGCGATCCCGGCCGCGACCGACATCGCCTTCGCCCTGGCCGTGCTCGCGGTCGTGGGCGGGGCGCTGCCCAGCTCGCTCCGGGCGTTCCTGCTCACGCTGGCGGTGGTCGACGACCTCGTCGTGATCGTCATCATCGCGGTCTTCTACACCTCCTCGATCGACCTCCTGGCCGTCGGCGCGGCCCTGGTGGGCCTGGGGGTCTTCGCCGTCCTGCAGAAGATCCGCGGGGAGTCGTGGCTGTGGTACGTCCCGCTCGCCCTGGGCATCTGGTGGGCCACCCACGAGAGCGGCATCCACGCGACCGTGGCCGGCGTGGCGATGGGCCTGCTCACCAGGGTCGTGCCCGACGAGGGTGAGGAGTGCTCCCCCGCCGAGGTGCTCGAGCACACCCTCACCCCGTTCAGCAGCGGCCTGGCCGTGCCGTTCTTCGCCCTCATGTCCGCGGGCGTGGCCGTGCACGGCGGGGGCGACCTGGTCCGCGACCCGGTCGTCCTCGGCGTCTTCGCCGGCCTCGTGCTCGGCAAGCCGGCAGGCGTCCTGCTCGGCACCTGGCTGACCGTGCGGCTCACCCGCGCCGAGCTCGGCGACCTCCAGTGGCGCGACCTGGTGGGCGTGGCGGTCCTCGCCGGCGTCGGCTTCACCGTGGCCCTGCTCGTCGCCGAGCTGTCCTTCACCGGTGCCGAGGCGGAGGCAGCCAAGACCGCCGTCCTCTCCGGCTCCGTGGTCAGCGCCGCCCTGGCCGCGGTGATCCTGCGCCGCCGCAACCGCGTGCACGCGGGCTCGCCTGGGTAG